In a single window of the Rhodopirellula bahusiensis genome:
- a CDS encoding aldo/keto reductase encodes MLPRRRLGQTDMELTTLSFGASSIGQEFRSVDLGESLQAVRVALDSGMNFIDTAAFYGRGMSEMMLGRVLPDIPRDQYYLGTKLGRYTGEHFDFSARRVTESIDTSLERMKVDHLDIVLCHDLEFVEMSQIVEETIPAIRREIEKGKVRYVGVSGYPMKMFKYVMERADIDCLLTYNHYTLQNDMALDLVPLAKEKGVGLMNGAPFSARLLTNAELPPWHKATPEVRKVAAAAAKHCADRGSDIAKIALQFSIANENFATCIPGSANPKRVAQWAEWAQEPMDETLVAEVQEILKPIHNWFYIEGRPENNDEPVAS; translated from the coding sequence ATGCTGCCTCGCCGACGTTTAGGCCAAACGGACATGGAACTCACGACGCTCTCCTTTGGAGCGTCTTCGATCGGACAAGAGTTCCGCAGCGTCGATTTGGGTGAGAGTTTGCAAGCTGTTCGTGTTGCTCTCGATAGCGGCATGAACTTCATCGACACCGCTGCGTTCTATGGACGTGGCATGAGCGAAATGATGCTCGGCCGAGTCCTGCCTGATATCCCGCGTGATCAGTACTACTTGGGCACCAAACTTGGTCGCTACACCGGCGAGCACTTTGACTTCAGCGCCCGACGTGTCACCGAAAGCATCGACACATCGCTTGAACGAATGAAGGTCGACCACCTCGACATCGTGCTGTGTCACGATTTGGAATTCGTCGAGATGTCGCAGATCGTCGAAGAGACCATCCCAGCGATCCGTCGCGAAATCGAAAAGGGCAAGGTTCGCTACGTCGGTGTCAGCGGTTACCCCATGAAGATGTTCAAGTACGTGATGGAACGTGCGGACATCGACTGCTTGCTGACATACAACCACTACACATTGCAAAACGACATGGCACTCGACTTGGTGCCACTTGCCAAAGAGAAAGGTGTTGGGTTGATGAACGGTGCGCCATTCTCGGCGCGTTTGTTGACCAACGCGGAATTGCCACCTTGGCACAAAGCCACCCCTGAAGTTCGCAAGGTCGCCGCCGCTGCCGCCAAGCACTGTGCCGATCGCGGAAGTGACATCGCCAAGATCGCACTTCAGTTCAGCATCGCCAACGAAAATTTTGCGACCTGCATTCCTGGATCAGCCAACCCAAAACGAGTCGCCCAGTGGGCCGAGTGGGCACAGGAGCCCATGGACGAAACATTGGTCGCCGAAGTCCAAGAAATTCTGAAGCCAATTCACAATTGGTTCTACATCGAAGGCCGGCCCGAAAACAACGACGAGCCTGTCGCCTCGTGA